The following proteins are encoded in a genomic region of Tenacibaculum sp. 190524A05c:
- a CDS encoding TonB-dependent receptor, translating to MIKKLLLAAFTLFCSSLMMGQTTVSGTVNDATLGGPLPGADIKVSRKAVGTNTDFDGKFTLTVTDTPPFTLEISSLGYQTVTVEITKNNQVVEVSLKENATALDEVVISASRTPERVMESPVTIERFDSRAIKNTSAPSFYDGLENLKGVDINTNSLTFKSVNTRGFATFANTRFMQLVDGMDNSSPALNFALGNLLGLSELDVKSVELLPGASSALYGANAFNGIMFMRSKSPFDDQGISFVFKTGLTSQDAAGNNEFYDTSIRMAHTFDDYFAAKATLSYLKGTEWFATDDRNTLNGDYTFGDRDSDPNYDGLNVYGDEVATSLGGAIGNVSRTGYDERDLMDYDARSMKFGTSLHYRPWGNDRLEIIWNSKFGRGNTIYQGANRYYIKNFFMEQHKLEFRGKYFFVRGYLTSEDAGDSYDTRFTGININNLWKSNQDWFGEYAAAYLGAVPGVTASSHQAARAFADRDRLIPGTAEFQSAFERVTSDPDLATGSKFQDQSQIRHVDANLNLKEYIDFAEIQVGGSYREYSLNSRGTIYTDFDGPITYDEYGLYTQMQRKLMDDRLKLTGSVRYDKAQNFDGNFSPRISVAYAAGETRNHNFRASFQTGFRNPTTQDQYIGLNVGRAFLVGSAADNLDRYNTPQIDLSDNGEAIVGAGSVSLPGRVAYENAFSLESVLSGNPVSANAGLVKPEKVTAYEVGYRGAIPTGDNKLSVDLSVYYNEYEDFIAVENVLVPLYGKIDFSDTVPGTTTPLAQAALANGDTTIFNAYTNSNADISSYGATLGLNTKVFNGFNVGLNYTWSKFDFDQSSDPDFEPGFNTPEHKVKFQFGHTNLFENFGFNVNVRWQDEFLWESTFHDGMVDARTVLDAQMNYKIPSLKSVIKLGGANLTGQEYFSAPGIGAIGSQYYISWTINN from the coding sequence ATGATAAAAAAGTTATTATTGGCTGCGTTTACATTGTTTTGTAGCTCATTAATGATGGGACAAACTACCGTTTCGGGAACGGTAAACGATGCGACACTTGGAGGTCCTTTACCAGGGGCCGACATTAAAGTTTCTAGAAAGGCTGTGGGAACAAACACAGATTTTGATGGAAAATTTACTTTAACTGTTACAGATACACCTCCTTTCACACTTGAAATTTCTTCTTTAGGGTATCAAACAGTAACAGTAGAAATTACTAAAAACAACCAAGTTGTAGAAGTTTCTTTAAAGGAGAATGCTACAGCGTTAGATGAAGTTGTAATTTCAGCTTCTAGAACACCAGAACGAGTTATGGAATCTCCTGTAACTATTGAAAGGTTTGACTCTAGAGCAATTAAAAACACTTCTGCACCTTCTTTTTATGATGGTTTAGAAAATTTAAAAGGTGTTGATATTAACACGAACAGTTTAACGTTTAAGTCGGTAAACACTAGAGGATTCGCAACTTTTGCTAATACACGTTTTATGCAATTAGTAGATGGAATGGATAACTCTTCACCTGCATTAAACTTTGCTTTAGGTAATTTATTAGGATTATCTGAATTAGATGTTAAGAGTGTAGAATTACTTCCAGGTGCATCTTCTGCATTATATGGAGCAAATGCTTTCAACGGTATTATGTTCATGAGAAGTAAAAGTCCATTTGATGATCAAGGTATAAGCTTTGTTTTCAAAACTGGATTGACATCTCAGGATGCTGCAGGTAATAACGAATTTTATGATACAAGTATTCGTATGGCTCACACTTTTGACGATTATTTTGCAGCTAAGGCGACTTTATCATATTTAAAAGGAACTGAATGGTTTGCAACTGATGATAGAAATACGTTAAACGGAGACTATACTTTTGGGGATAGAGATTCAGATCCAAATTATGATGGTTTAAATGTTTACGGAGATGAAGTTGCTACCAGTTTAGGAGGGGCAATAGGAAACGTAAGTAGAACAGGTTACGACGAAAGAGATTTAATGGATTATGATGCTAGAAGTATGAAATTCGGTACATCTCTTCACTATCGTCCTTGGGGTAATGATCGTTTAGAGATTATTTGGAATTCTAAATTTGGTAGAGGTAATACTATCTATCAAGGGGCTAACCGTTACTACATAAAGAATTTCTTTATGGAGCAACACAAGTTAGAGTTTAGAGGAAAGTATTTCTTCGTAAGAGGATATCTTACTTCGGAAGATGCAGGAGATTCTTATGATACCCGATTTACAGGTATTAATATTAATAATTTATGGAAATCTAATCAGGATTGGTTTGGTGAATATGCTGCAGCTTATCTTGGAGCAGTACCTGGTGTAACAGCTTCTAGTCATCAAGCGGCAAGAGCTTTTGCTGATAGAGATAGGTTAATTCCTGGAACTGCAGAATTCCAAAGTGCATTTGAACGAGTAACGTCTGATCCAGATTTAGCTACAGGTTCAAAGTTCCAAGATCAATCGCAAATTCGTCATGTTGACGCAAATTTAAACTTGAAAGAGTACATTGACTTTGCAGAAATTCAAGTTGGAGGTTCTTACAGAGAATATTCTTTAAACTCAAGAGGAACAATTTATACTGATTTTGATGGTCCTATCACTTATGATGAATACGGATTATATACACAAATGCAAAGGAAACTTATGGACGACAGACTTAAATTAACTGGTTCTGTTCGTTATGATAAAGCACAAAATTTTGACGGAAACTTCTCTCCTAGAATTTCTGTTGCATATGCTGCGGGTGAAACTAGAAACCACAACTTTAGAGCATCTTTTCAGACTGGATTTAGAAATCCTACTACACAAGATCAATATATTGGGTTAAACGTTGGTAGAGCATTCTTAGTTGGTTCAGCTGCAGACAATTTAGATAGATATAATACTCCTCAAATTGATTTAAGTGATAATGGAGAGGCTATTGTTGGAGCAGGTAGTGTTTCTTTACCTGGTAGAGTGGCTTATGAAAACGCATTCTCTTTAGAGTCTGTTTTATCTGGTAATCCAGTTTCTGCTAATGCTGGATTAGTAAAACCAGAAAAGGTTACTGCTTATGAAGTAGGTTATCGTGGAGCTATTCCTACAGGAGATAACAAGTTGAGTGTTGATTTAAGTGTTTATTACAATGAATACGAAGATTTTATTGCTGTAGAGAATGTTCTTGTTCCATTATATGGTAAAATTGATTTTTCTGATACTGTACCAGGAACAACAACTCCTTTAGCTCAAGCTGCTTTAGCAAATGGAGATACAACAATTTTTAATGCTTACACAAATTCAAATGCAGATATTAGTTCGTATGGTGCTACTTTAGGTTTAAACACAAAAGTGTTTAATGGATTCAATGTTGGATTAAATTATACATGGTCTAAGTTTGACTTTGATCAAAGTTCTGATCCAGATTTCGAACCTGGATTTAATACTCCAGAGCATAAGGTGAAATTCCAGTTTGGACATACAAATCTTTTCGAGAATTTTGGATTTAACGTGAATGTTAGATGGCAAGATGAGTTTTTATGGGAATCTACTTTCCACGATGGTATGGTAGACGCCAGAACTGTTCTTGATGCTCAAATGAATTATAAGATTCCTTCTCTTAAATCTGTGATTAAATTAGGAGGAGCGAATTTAACAGGACAAGAATACTTTAGTGCACCAGGTATTGGAGCAATCGGATCTCAGTATTATATTTCTTGGACAATTAATAACTAA
- a CDS encoding glycine--tRNA ligase: protein MAKQEDQFKKVISHAKEYGYIFQSSEIYDGLSAVYDYAQNGVELKKNIREYWWKAMVQMNENIVGIDASILMHPTTWKASGHVDAFNDPLIDNKDSKKRYRADVLVEDYCAKIEAKIDKEVTKAAKRFGDSFDKDQFLATNPRVLGYQEKINTILSRLAKSLENEDLADVKALIEELGIADPLTGSKNWTDVKQFNLMFGTQLGASADSSMKVYLRPETAQGIFVNFLNVQKTGRMKIPFGIAQTGKAFRNEIVARQFIFRMREFEQMEMQFFIKPGTQKEWYKHWKESRLKWHLSLGLGSDNYRFHDHEKLAHYADAAADIEFKFPFGFKELEGIHSRTDFDLKAHEEFSGKKLQYFDHEENKSYVPYVLETSIGLDRMFLAVFSNSLQEEEIGDGKTRTVLKLPAVLAPTKVAVFPLVNNSGLPELARKIVDDLKWDFTVMYEDKDSVGKRYRRQDAAGTPFCITVDHDTLEDNTVTIRHRDTMEQKRVKIDDLRAIIKEEVDMRAWLMKM, encoded by the coding sequence ATGGCAAAACAAGAAGATCAATTTAAAAAGGTTATTTCACACGCTAAGGAATATGGTTATATATTTCAATCATCTGAAATTTATGATGGTCTTAGTGCTGTTTATGATTATGCTCAAAATGGAGTTGAGCTAAAAAAGAATATTAGAGAATATTGGTGGAAAGCAATGGTACAAATGAACGAGAATATCGTTGGTATCGATGCTTCTATATTAATGCACCCAACAACTTGGAAAGCTTCAGGACACGTTGATGCATTTAATGATCCTTTAATAGATAACAAAGATTCTAAAAAAAGATATAGAGCTGATGTTTTAGTTGAAGATTACTGCGCTAAAATTGAAGCTAAAATTGATAAAGAAGTAACTAAAGCTGCTAAAAGATTTGGAGATTCATTTGATAAAGATCAGTTTTTAGCTACTAACCCAAGAGTATTAGGTTATCAAGAAAAAATAAATACTATCCTTTCTAGATTAGCTAAATCATTAGAAAATGAAGACTTGGCTGATGTAAAAGCCTTAATTGAAGAACTAGGAATAGCGGATCCTCTAACAGGATCTAAAAACTGGACGGATGTAAAGCAATTTAACTTAATGTTCGGAACTCAATTAGGAGCTTCAGCAGATAGTTCTATGAAAGTTTATTTACGTCCTGAAACAGCGCAAGGTATTTTCGTAAACTTTTTAAATGTTCAAAAAACAGGTAGAATGAAAATTCCTTTTGGAATTGCTCAAACAGGAAAAGCATTTAGAAATGAAATTGTAGCAAGACAATTTATTTTTAGAATGCGTGAATTTGAACAAATGGAAATGCAATTCTTTATCAAGCCAGGGACTCAAAAAGAATGGTATAAACACTGGAAAGAAAGTCGTTTAAAATGGCATTTATCATTAGGATTAGGAAGTGATAATTACCGATTCCACGATCATGAGAAATTAGCACATTACGCTGATGCCGCTGCGGATATAGAATTTAAGTTCCCATTTGGATTTAAAGAATTAGAAGGAATTCACTCTCGTACTGATTTCGACCTTAAAGCACACGAAGAATTTTCTGGAAAGAAACTACAGTATTTCGATCATGAAGAAAACAAAAGTTATGTACCATATGTGTTAGAAACTTCAATCGGATTAGACCGTATGTTTTTAGCTGTTTTCTCGAACTCTTTGCAAGAAGAGGAAATAGGTGACGGAAAAACAAGAACAGTATTAAAGCTACCAGCTGTTTTAGCGCCTACGAAAGTGGCTGTATTTCCTTTAGTAAATAATTCTGGTTTACCTGAATTAGCTCGTAAAATTGTAGACGATTTAAAATGGGATTTTACGGTTATGTATGAAGATAAAGACTCTGTAGGTAAAAGATACAGAAGACAAGATGCTGCCGGAACTCCTTTCTGTATTACAGTAGATCATGATACTTTAGAAGATAATACTGTTACTATTCGTCACAGAGATACCATGGAACAAAAACGCGTAAAAATCGACGATTTAAGAGCCATAATTAAAGAAGAAGTTGATATGCGTGCTTGGTTAATGAAAATGTAA
- a CDS encoding DUF4286 family protein, protein MYIYNVTINIDETVEKEWLTWMQSHIPEVLATGRFTSAKMTQVLVEEEMGGVTYSIQYTAKTREDLDNYYKHDAEKLRSDGMKRFADKMVAFRTELKVVEEFFPIVASN, encoded by the coding sequence ATGTATATATACAACGTAACAATTAATATTGACGAGACGGTTGAAAAGGAGTGGTTAACTTGGATGCAATCTCATATACCAGAAGTACTAGCAACAGGAAGATTTACTAGTGCAAAAATGACTCAAGTTTTAGTAGAAGAAGAAATGGGCGGAGTAACTTATTCAATTCAATACACTGCAAAAACAAGAGAAGATTTAGACAATTACTATAAACATGATGCCGAAAAACTTCGTTCTGACGGAATGAAACGTTTTGCTGATAAAATGGTTGCTTTTAGAACTGAATTAAAAGTAGTTGAAGAGTTTTTTCCTATAGTTGCGAGTAACTAA
- the bla gene encoding subclass B1 metallo-beta-lactamase, with translation MSKNVFLLFSTVFLLNCANKTQNFSSDLIKITKVSKHVWQHTSTLETKSFGDVPCNGAVMVNDGKAIVFDTPVGKKATKELITWVQSELNSEIIAIVPTHFHIDCLDTLEEFHNANVESYASEKTIELAKNNNSSLPKNGFDSSKEFQLGNTKVLVSFMGEGHTKDNIVAYFPADNVLFGGCLVKSLNAPKGNLADANITEWSNTIQKIKSTYPNIKIVIPGHGKSGNSELLDYTQQLFQESSL, from the coding sequence ATGAGTAAAAATGTATTTCTTTTATTTTCGACAGTTTTTTTATTGAATTGCGCAAACAAAACACAAAACTTTTCTTCTGATTTGATAAAAATCACCAAAGTATCGAAACATGTTTGGCAACACACCTCTACTCTAGAAACAAAATCTTTTGGAGATGTTCCTTGTAATGGTGCAGTAATGGTTAATGATGGAAAAGCAATTGTTTTTGATACTCCTGTTGGTAAGAAAGCTACAAAAGAGTTAATTACCTGGGTACAATCTGAACTCAATTCAGAGATTATAGCAATTGTTCCAACTCACTTTCACATTGACTGTTTAGATACGCTGGAAGAGTTTCATAATGCCAACGTTGAATCTTATGCTTCAGAAAAAACCATTGAACTAGCTAAAAACAACAACTCTAGTCTACCTAAAAACGGATTCGATTCATCCAAAGAATTTCAACTAGGAAACACAAAAGTTCTTGTTTCATTTATGGGAGAAGGTCACACTAAAGATAATATAGTAGCCTACTTCCCTGCTGACAATGTTCTTTTTGGTGGATGTTTAGTTAAAAGTTTAAATGCACCCAAAGGTAATTTAGCTGACGCTAATATTACCGAATGGTCCAACACGATACAAAAGATAAAATCTACATATCCAAATATTAAAATTGTTATCCCTGGACATGGAAAATCTGGTAATTCAGAATTATTAGATTATACGCAGCAACTATTTCAAGAAAGCTCTTTATAA
- a CDS encoding G-D-S-L family lipolytic protein: MKKNILKYSWLSIALLGLVACDVNNDLEPIAGPDVPQVDLTTGNLNFSSYVAVGASFTAGFTDNALFIAAQESSFPNIMSQKFQMAGGGDFVQPLMSDNIGGLLFGGTMIQGPRLYFNGSGPASIGAMPTTEVTTKLPSNNNNYGIPGAKSFHFVAPGYGSVNAVPLGQANPYFARISSSTGATVLGDAMANAPTFFSLSEIGGNDVLGYALGGGAGVDQTGNPDATSYGPADITDPTLFAGVVNQMVTTLTSNGAQGVIGNIPYITTLAHFTTVPHNPVPLDAATVAGVNQAYAAYNQGLQGVLDAKNAGLLPLQVIALLDQAGFDQAEVDKRQINFTEGNNAVVIMDEYLTDLTAVNPALVSMRQATQEDLLVLPSSSFIGTLADPSNPASVNGVGVPLADKWVLTPEEQNNIRVATDAYNTTLKSVADANGLAFVDFNVVLQNASTGGLEFDRYTLTTDLVTGGLISLDGVHLTGRGYALMANKFLEAIDAQYSSNFASATDGLAKADDYPTNYSPTFR, encoded by the coding sequence ATGAAAAAAAATATATTAAAATATAGTTGGTTATCTATTGCCTTATTAGGATTAGTAGCATGTGATGTTAACAATGATTTAGAACCAATTGCAGGACCAGATGTTCCTCAAGTTGATCTTACTACAGGGAACTTAAACTTTTCAAGTTACGTTGCTGTTGGAGCATCGTTTACAGCAGGTTTTACCGATAATGCTTTGTTTATAGCTGCTCAAGAGAGCTCTTTTCCAAACATTATGAGTCAAAAGTTCCAAATGGCAGGTGGAGGTGACTTCGTTCAACCTCTTATGAGTGATAATATTGGAGGGTTACTATTCGGTGGTACAATGATTCAGGGACCTAGATTGTATTTTAATGGATCTGGACCAGCTTCTATTGGTGCTATGCCAACGACTGAAGTTACAACGAAATTACCAAGTAACAACAATAATTATGGCATTCCAGGTGCAAAGAGTTTTCATTTCGTAGCTCCTGGATATGGTAGTGTTAATGCAGTGCCATTAGGACAGGCAAATCCATATTTTGCTAGAATATCTTCTAGTACGGGAGCAACGGTTCTTGGAGATGCAATGGCAAATGCACCAACTTTCTTTAGTCTTTCTGAAATCGGAGGAAATGATGTTTTAGGTTATGCCTTAGGTGGTGGTGCTGGAGTCGATCAAACAGGGAATCCTGATGCTACTTCATATGGACCTGCTGATATTACTGATCCTACTCTTTTTGCAGGGGTTGTTAATCAAATGGTTACAACATTAACTTCAAATGGAGCACAAGGTGTAATAGGGAATATACCATATATAACTACATTAGCACATTTTACTACAGTGCCTCATAATCCTGTTCCTTTAGATGCCGCTACTGTTGCTGGTGTGAATCAAGCTTATGCAGCATATAACCAAGGTTTACAAGGTGTTTTAGATGCTAAGAACGCAGGTTTATTACCGCTTCAAGTGATTGCTTTATTAGATCAGGCAGGTTTTGATCAAGCAGAAGTTGATAAACGTCAAATAAACTTTACAGAAGGTAATAATGCTGTTGTTATAATGGACGAATATTTAACAGACTTAACTGCGGTTAATCCAGCTTTAGTTAGTATGCGTCAAGCTACCCAGGAAGATTTGTTAGTTTTACCAAGCTCATCGTTTATTGGAACTTTAGCTGACCCTAGTAATCCAGCAAGTGTTAATGGTGTTGGTGTTCCTTTGGCAGATAAATGGGTTTTGACTCCTGAAGAGCAAAATAATATTAGAGTGGCAACAGATGCATATAATACAACGCTTAAAAGTGTTGCAGACGCAAATGGTTTAGCTTTTGTTGATTTTAATGTGGTTCTTCAAAATGCTTCAACTGGAGGTCTTGAATTTGATAGATATACCTTAACTACAGACTTAGTGACTGGAGGATTAATTAGTTTAGATGGTGTTCATTTAACTGGTAGAGGATATGCATTAATGGCTAATAAATTCTTAGAAGCTATAGATGCTCAATATTCGAGTAATTTTGCTTCGGCTACTGATGGATTGGCAAAAGCAGATGATTATCCTACAAATTATTCACCTACGTTTAGATAA
- the serS gene encoding serine--tRNA ligase, with amino-acid sequence MLQVQFIRENKQTVLDGLAKRNFANAEEILDQVLNADETRRATQVSLDETLAESNKLSKEIGGFFKSGEVQKANLLKEKTGQLKEKSKALTEELHTVTDKLQELLYQIPNVPHVSVPAGVNEEDNEEVFREGTIPDLGDKALPHWELVKKYDIIDFDLGAKITGAGFPVYKGKGARLQRALINYFLDKNTAAGYKEVQVPHLVNESSGFGTGQLPDKEGQMYHVTGDDLYLIPTAEVPVTNLFRGDLLKADELPVALTGYTPCFRREAGSYGAHVRGLNRLHQFDKVEIVRIEHPENSYNALNGMVEHIKEILRELKLPYRILRLCGGDTGFTSALTFDFELYSTAQERWLEISSASNFETFQANRLKLRFKNSEGKNQLVHTLNGSSLALPRVLAGIIENYQTEEGIKIPEVLVPYCGFDIIN; translated from the coding sequence ATGTTACAAGTTCAATTTATTCGAGAAAACAAACAAACTGTTTTAGACGGATTAGCAAAAAGAAATTTTGCTAATGCTGAAGAAATTCTTGACCAAGTATTAAATGCAGATGAAACTAGAAGAGCTACTCAAGTTTCATTAGACGAAACACTTGCTGAATCGAATAAATTATCCAAAGAAATTGGTGGTTTCTTCAAGTCTGGAGAAGTTCAAAAAGCTAATTTACTAAAGGAAAAAACTGGACAGTTAAAGGAAAAATCAAAAGCGTTAACTGAAGAGTTGCATACTGTAACTGATAAATTACAAGAACTATTATATCAAATTCCTAACGTTCCTCATGTTTCTGTTCCTGCTGGAGTAAATGAAGAAGATAATGAAGAAGTTTTTAGAGAAGGAACTATTCCTGATTTAGGCGACAAAGCTTTACCTCACTGGGAATTAGTTAAGAAATATGATATTATTGATTTTGACTTAGGAGCAAAAATAACTGGTGCTGGTTTCCCTGTGTATAAAGGAAAAGGTGCTCGTTTACAACGTGCGTTAATCAATTATTTTTTAGATAAGAATACAGCTGCTGGTTACAAAGAAGTTCAAGTTCCTCATTTGGTAAACGAATCTTCTGGTTTTGGTACCGGACAATTACCAGATAAAGAAGGACAAATGTATCACGTAACTGGTGATGATTTATATTTAATTCCTACAGCTGAAGTTCCTGTTACGAATTTATTTCGTGGAGATTTATTGAAAGCTGATGAATTACCAGTTGCTTTAACAGGATATACTCCATGTTTTAGAAGAGAAGCTGGAAGTTATGGAGCTCACGTTCGTGGATTAAATCGTTTACACCAATTCGATAAAGTAGAGATTGTTAGAATTGAACATCCTGAAAATTCATACAATGCCTTAAATGGTATGGTTGAACACATCAAAGAAATATTGAGAGAATTAAAATTACCGTATCGTATTTTAAGATTATGTGGTGGTGATACAGGATTTACTTCTGCTTTAACCTTCGATTTTGAATTATATTCAACTGCTCAAGAACGCTGGTTAGAAATTAGTTCTGCTTCGAACTTTGAAACGTTTCAAGCAAATCGTTTAAAACTACGCTTTAAAAATAGTGAAGGAAAAAATCAATTAGTACACACATTAAATGGAAGCTCATTAGCTTTACCTCGTGTACTTGCTGGAATTATTGAAAATTACCAAACTGAAGAAGGAATTAAAATACCTGAAGTATTAGTTCCTTATTGTGGTTTTGATATTATAAATTAA
- a CDS encoding bifunctional riboflavin kinase/FAD synthetase: METVHSIFDFTPTHETYVTIGTFDGVHIGHQKIVKDLVKQAHDNNKKSALLTFFPHPRMVLQKEASIELINTIDERKKLLEATGLDYLIIHPFSKEFSRLTALDFVRDILVNQLNVSKLIIGYDHHFGKNREGNIEQLTEYSHIYNFEVQEIPAQDIDTVAVSSTKIRRALKEGALKTANNYLGYHFTIKGKVVDGKKIGHTIGFPTANIEVKEDYKLIPKAGVYVVKSSIDSKTFYGMMNIGNRPTLNGSHQTIEVNYFDFSEDLYNQTIEIELLYFLREEEKFNSLEALTDQLKQDKLASLEFINNNM; the protein is encoded by the coding sequence TTGGAGACAGTCCATTCTATTTTTGATTTCACACCAACACATGAAACCTATGTTACTATAGGTACTTTTGATGGTGTTCACATTGGTCATCAGAAAATTGTAAAAGATTTAGTGAAGCAAGCACATGATAATAATAAGAAGTCTGCTTTACTAACTTTTTTCCCTCATCCTAGAATGGTTCTTCAAAAAGAGGCTTCTATTGAACTTATCAACACCATTGATGAAAGAAAAAAACTTCTTGAAGCAACCGGGTTAGATTATTTAATTATCCATCCTTTTAGTAAAGAGTTTTCTCGTTTAACAGCACTCGATTTTGTTAGAGATATTTTAGTGAATCAATTAAATGTATCTAAACTCATTATTGGATACGATCACCATTTTGGAAAAAATAGAGAAGGAAATATCGAACAACTCACCGAATATTCTCATATCTATAACTTCGAAGTTCAAGAAATACCTGCACAAGATATTGATACCGTAGCCGTAAGTTCAACTAAAATCAGAAGAGCTTTGAAAGAAGGAGCTCTTAAAACCGCTAATAACTATTTAGGATATCATTTTACAATCAAAGGAAAGGTTGTTGATGGTAAAAAAATTGGACATACAATAGGTTTCCCTACTGCTAATATAGAAGTTAAAGAAGATTATAAATTAATTCCTAAAGCCGGGGTTTATGTTGTAAAATCTTCAATTGACTCAAAAACGTTCTATGGAATGATGAATATTGGTAATCGTCCTACCTTAAATGGAAGTCATCAAACAATTGAAGTGAATTATTTCGATTTTTCGGAAGATTTATACAATCAAACTATCGAAATAGAATTACTTTATTTTCTACGAGAGGAAGAAAAATTCAACTCACTTGAAGCTCTTACCGACCAGTTAAAACAAGATAAACTCGCTTCTTTAGAATTCATTAATAATAATATGTAA
- a CDS encoding tetratricopeptide repeat protein has protein sequence MRFRLLFLTLLVLSVFTQAQSSSFALAENYFRNSEYEKATQLYKDLVNRSPYNTTYLQRLISCYQETTKFEAAQKLLEQKIKRIPKLATLKVMLGYNYERQQKTKEAEKLYQEALNSITKEPGYGGAIGRLFKEYNKLDLAVKAYKETSKFNSNANYGFKIAQIYGEKGDFEFMFNEYVDYLDKNDNYLSIVKRSCARYISDDSEDENNILFKKALLRKSASNPKDVWNDLLRWLFIKQKDYGKAFIQNKALYQRNNDRLISIFQLGEIAFDNEDYDTAKQCFDFTIEKTNYQRDKFNAIRMNLQIAVKQNDPEVEQKFDGVFKEFGINSNTFSIQVAHADYLTFKKNKPEQAKKVLETALPFAANKFQKARVKLKLADVHVYQSLFNKALIYYSQIQTQFKNHELGQLARYKVAQTSYFKDDFKWAKAQLKVLKGSATQLIANDAADLFLVISDNQPKDSVPSGLKEYAQADLLAFQNKTTESLTVLKDILSKYKGQPIEDEALFKQAELFVKTKQINKAIENYNQIIALGKEGILADDAYYLMAGLYENEIKDLEKAKEYYQKIIFDFPSSIYLVDARKKFRKLRGDSI, from the coding sequence ATGAGATTTCGATTACTATTCCTAACCCTTCTGGTTCTTAGCGTTTTTACCCAAGCACAGTCAAGTTCTTTTGCACTGGCAGAAAATTATTTCAGAAATAGTGAATACGAAAAAGCAACTCAACTATATAAAGACTTAGTAAATCGAAGCCCGTATAACACTACGTACTTACAACGTCTGATAAGTTGCTATCAGGAAACAACGAAATTTGAGGCTGCACAAAAACTTCTTGAACAAAAAATAAAACGAATACCTAAACTTGCTACTTTAAAAGTAATGTTAGGTTACAATTACGAACGACAACAAAAAACTAAAGAAGCAGAAAAGCTATATCAAGAAGCATTAAATTCAATAACAAAAGAACCAGGTTATGGCGGTGCGATTGGACGATTATTTAAAGAGTATAATAAATTAGATCTTGCTGTTAAAGCATACAAAGAAACTTCGAAATTCAACTCCAATGCTAATTATGGTTTTAAAATAGCTCAGATTTATGGTGAGAAAGGAGATTTTGAATTCATGTTTAACGAATATGTAGATTATCTAGATAAAAATGACAATTATTTAAGTATTGTTAAACGTAGTTGTGCACGTTACATTTCTGACGATAGTGAAGATGAAAATAACATTTTATTTAAAAAAGCACTTTTACGCAAGTCTGCTAGTAATCCAAAAGACGTATGGAATGATTTATTACGTTGGTTATTTATCAAACAGAAGGATTACGGAAAAGCTTTTATCCAAAATAAGGCTTTATATCAAAGGAACAATGATCGCTTAATTAGTATTTTCCAACTTGGAGAAATTGCTTTCGATAATGAGGATTATGATACGGCTAAGCAATGTTTTGATTTTACTATTGAAAAAACCAACTATCAGCGAGATAAATTCAATGCAATTCGTATGAATCTTCAAATTGCAGTAAAACAAAATGATCCTGAAGTTGAGCAGAAGTTTGATGGAGTTTTTAAGGAATTTGGAATCAACAGTAATACATTCTCTATTCAAGTTGCACATGCTGATTATCTGACTTTTAAAAAGAATAAACCTGAGCAAGCAAAAAAAGTATTGGAAACAGCGCTTCCTTTTGCTGCCAATAAATTTCAAAAAGCAAGAGTTAAATTAAAGTTAGCTGATGTTCATGTATATCAAAGTTTATTCAATAAAGCTTTAATCTACTATTCTCAAATCCAAACTCAGTTCAAAAATCATGAACTTGGGCAATTGGCGAGATATAAAGTTGCTCAAACCTCATATTTTAAAGATGATTTTAAATGGGCAAAAGCACAATTAAAAGTATTAAAAGGTTCTGCAACACAATTAATTGCCAACGATGCTGCTGATTTATTCTTAGTTATATCTGATAACCAACCAAAGGATAGTGTACCTTCTGGATTAAAAGAATATGCGCAAGCGGATTTGTTAGCTTTTCAAAACAAAACGACTGAATCTCTAACGGTACTAAAAGATATCCTTTCAAAATATAAAGGTCAGCCTATTGAAGATGAAGCTTTATTCAAGCAAGCTGAATTGTTTGTAAAAACAAAACAAATTAATAAAGCCATTGAGAATTATAATCAAATTATTGCGTTAGGAAAGGAAGGAATTTTAGCCGACGACGCTTATTATTTAATGGCTGGTTTGTACGAGAACGAAATAAAAGACTTAGAAAAAGCAAAGGAATATTACCAAAAAATTATTTTTGATTTTCCATCAAGTATATATTTGGTAGATGCACGAAAGAAATTTAGAAAATTAAGAGGGGACTCTATTTAA